One stretch of Castor canadensis chromosome 12, mCasCan1.hap1v2, whole genome shotgun sequence DNA includes these proteins:
- the Egr4 gene encoding early growth response protein 4 isoform X1, whose product MLHLSEFSGPDALLVKSTEGCCAESSTEVPRLPARDAPSATGYTGAGDFLSWAFSSCGAGGDLADSCFLEGPAPTPPPGLSYSGSFFIQAVPEHPHDPEALFNLMSGILGLAPFPGSEATSSRSPLDGPFPGGSEALLPGPPDLYSPDLSAAAFSEAFWEASPTAGAPSQCLYEPQLSPPDVKPGLRAPPASPALDAASAFKGPYAPWELLSVGAPGNCGSQGSYQAAPEARFPSVGTKIEDLLSISCPAELSAGPTNRLYSTGTYDAFPLAPGDLGEGAESLPGLLTPPSGEGGGSGEGGEFLAGTQPQLSPLGLRSAASADFPKPLVADIPGGSDVAAPPVPPPATPFPPAKARRKGRRGGKCSARCFCPRPHAKAFACPVESCVRSFARSDELNRHLRIHTGHKPFQCRICLRNFSRSDHLTTHVRTHTGEKPFACDVCGRRFARSDEKKRHSKVHLKQKARAEERLKGLGFYSLGLSFPAL is encoded by the exons ATGCTCCACCTTAGCGAGTTTTCCGGACCCGACGCGCTCCTCGTCAAGTCCACCGAAGGCTGTTGCGCCGAATCCAGCACTGAAGTGCCCCGGCTGCCCGCCAGGGACGCTCCCTCGGCCACTGGCTATACTGGAG CAGGCGACTTCTTGAGCTGGGCTTTCAGCAGCTGCGGCGCCGGGGGGGATTTAGCCGACTCCTGCTTCCTGGAGGGTCCTGCGCCCACGCCCCCTCCCGGCCTCAGCTACAGCGGTAGCTTCTTCATTCAGGCAGTACCGGAACACCCACACGATCCAGAGGCTCTCTTCAACCTCATGTCGGGCATTTTAGGCCTGGCACCCTTCCCTGGCTCTGAGGCGACATCATCTCGGTCCCCACTGGATGGCCCTTTTCCTGGGGGCTCCGAGGCCTTGCTGCCGGGTCCACCCGATCTTTACTCCCCGGATCTGAGCGCGGCCGCCTTCTCAGAGGCATTTTGGGAGGCTTCGCCTACCGCGGGCGCCCCCTCGCAGTGCCTGTACGAGCCTCAGCTCTCCCCGCCCGACGTCAAGCCGGGCCTTCGCGCGCCTCCAGCCTCTCCAGCGCTGGACGCTGCCTCGGCCTTTAAAGGTCCCTATGCTCCCTGGGAGCTGCTTTCTGTTGGGGCCCCAGGGAACTGTGGGTCACAAGGAAGCTACCAGGCTGCCCCCGAGGCTCGTTTCCCCTCAGTAGGGACCAAGATTGAGGACCTGCTGTCCATCAGCTGTCCCGCGGAGCTGTCGGCTGGCCCAACCAACAGACTCTATTCCACTGGGACCTACGACGCGTTCCCGCTGGCCCCGGGTGACCTAGGGGAGGGTGCCGAGAGCCTCCCGGGGCTCTTGACCCCTCctagtggggagggagggggtagCGGCGAAGGCGGAGAGTTTCTAGCAGGTACGCAGCCTCAGCTTTCCCCGCTGGGCCTTCGCAGCGCCGCCTCCGCGGACTTCCCAAAACCTCTGGTGGCCGACATCCCGGGAGGCAGCGACGTGGCTGCGCCACCCGTGCCCCCTCCGGCTACTCCTTTTCCCCCGGCCAAGGCGCGGCGCAAGGGGCGCCGGGGCGGCAAGTGCAGCGCGCGTTGCTTTTGCCCGAGGCCGCATGCCAAGGCCTTTGCTTGTCCGGTAGAGAGCTGTGTACGGAGCTTCGCGCGCTCCGACGAGCTCAATCGCCACCTGCGCATCCACACCGGCCACAAACCCTTCCAGTGCCGCATCTGCCTCCGCAACTTTAGCCGCAGCGACCACCTCACCACGCACGTGCGCACTCACACGGGCGAGAAGCCTTTTGCCTGCGACGTGTGCGGCCGCCGCTTCGCGCGCAGCGATGAAAAGAAACGGCACAGCAAGGTGCACCTTAAGCAGAAAGCGCGTGCGGAAGAGCGGCTCAAGGGTCTTGGCTTTTACTCGCTGGGCCTCTCTTTCCCCGCGCTGTGA
- the Egr4 gene encoding early growth response protein 4 isoform X2, which yields MLHLSEFSGPDALLVKSTEGCCAESSTEVPRLPARDAPSATGYTGGDFLSWAFSSCGAGGDLADSCFLEGPAPTPPPGLSYSGSFFIQAVPEHPHDPEALFNLMSGILGLAPFPGSEATSSRSPLDGPFPGGSEALLPGPPDLYSPDLSAAAFSEAFWEASPTAGAPSQCLYEPQLSPPDVKPGLRAPPASPALDAASAFKGPYAPWELLSVGAPGNCGSQGSYQAAPEARFPSVGTKIEDLLSISCPAELSAGPTNRLYSTGTYDAFPLAPGDLGEGAESLPGLLTPPSGEGGGSGEGGEFLAGTQPQLSPLGLRSAASADFPKPLVADIPGGSDVAAPPVPPPATPFPPAKARRKGRRGGKCSARCFCPRPHAKAFACPVESCVRSFARSDELNRHLRIHTGHKPFQCRICLRNFSRSDHLTTHVRTHTGEKPFACDVCGRRFARSDEKKRHSKVHLKQKARAEERLKGLGFYSLGLSFPAL from the exons ATGCTCCACCTTAGCGAGTTTTCCGGACCCGACGCGCTCCTCGTCAAGTCCACCGAAGGCTGTTGCGCCGAATCCAGCACTGAAGTGCCCCGGCTGCCCGCCAGGGACGCTCCCTCGGCCACTGGCTATACTGGAG GCGACTTCTTGAGCTGGGCTTTCAGCAGCTGCGGCGCCGGGGGGGATTTAGCCGACTCCTGCTTCCTGGAGGGTCCTGCGCCCACGCCCCCTCCCGGCCTCAGCTACAGCGGTAGCTTCTTCATTCAGGCAGTACCGGAACACCCACACGATCCAGAGGCTCTCTTCAACCTCATGTCGGGCATTTTAGGCCTGGCACCCTTCCCTGGCTCTGAGGCGACATCATCTCGGTCCCCACTGGATGGCCCTTTTCCTGGGGGCTCCGAGGCCTTGCTGCCGGGTCCACCCGATCTTTACTCCCCGGATCTGAGCGCGGCCGCCTTCTCAGAGGCATTTTGGGAGGCTTCGCCTACCGCGGGCGCCCCCTCGCAGTGCCTGTACGAGCCTCAGCTCTCCCCGCCCGACGTCAAGCCGGGCCTTCGCGCGCCTCCAGCCTCTCCAGCGCTGGACGCTGCCTCGGCCTTTAAAGGTCCCTATGCTCCCTGGGAGCTGCTTTCTGTTGGGGCCCCAGGGAACTGTGGGTCACAAGGAAGCTACCAGGCTGCCCCCGAGGCTCGTTTCCCCTCAGTAGGGACCAAGATTGAGGACCTGCTGTCCATCAGCTGTCCCGCGGAGCTGTCGGCTGGCCCAACCAACAGACTCTATTCCACTGGGACCTACGACGCGTTCCCGCTGGCCCCGGGTGACCTAGGGGAGGGTGCCGAGAGCCTCCCGGGGCTCTTGACCCCTCctagtggggagggagggggtagCGGCGAAGGCGGAGAGTTTCTAGCAGGTACGCAGCCTCAGCTTTCCCCGCTGGGCCTTCGCAGCGCCGCCTCCGCGGACTTCCCAAAACCTCTGGTGGCCGACATCCCGGGAGGCAGCGACGTGGCTGCGCCACCCGTGCCCCCTCCGGCTACTCCTTTTCCCCCGGCCAAGGCGCGGCGCAAGGGGCGCCGGGGCGGCAAGTGCAGCGCGCGTTGCTTTTGCCCGAGGCCGCATGCCAAGGCCTTTGCTTGTCCGGTAGAGAGCTGTGTACGGAGCTTCGCGCGCTCCGACGAGCTCAATCGCCACCTGCGCATCCACACCGGCCACAAACCCTTCCAGTGCCGCATCTGCCTCCGCAACTTTAGCCGCAGCGACCACCTCACCACGCACGTGCGCACTCACACGGGCGAGAAGCCTTTTGCCTGCGACGTGTGCGGCCGCCGCTTCGCGCGCAGCGATGAAAAGAAACGGCACAGCAAGGTGCACCTTAAGCAGAAAGCGCGTGCGGAAGAGCGGCTCAAGGGTCTTGGCTTTTACTCGCTGGGCCTCTCTTTCCCCGCGCTGTGA